One Setaria viridis chromosome 3, Setaria_viridis_v4.0, whole genome shotgun sequence DNA window includes the following coding sequences:
- the LOC117847634 gene encoding abscisic acid receptor PYL4 — protein sequence MPYTAPRPSPQQHSRITGCGGGGVGKAASHGPSCAAVPGEVARHHEHAARAGQCCSAVVQAIAAPVGAVWSVVRRFDRPQAYKHFIRSCRLVDGDGGAVGSVREVRVVSGLPATSSRERLEILDDERRVLSFRVVGGEHRLANYRSVTTVHEAAAGHTVVVESYVVDVPPGNTADETRTFVDTIVRCNLQSLARTAEQLAAALA from the coding sequence aTGCCGTACACGGCTCCGAGGCCGTCGCCGCAGCAGCACAGCCGGATCACTggctgcggcggaggaggagtggGGAAGGCGGCGTCGCACGGGCCGTCGTGCGCGGCGGTTCCGGGGGAGGTGGCGCGGCACCACGAGCACGCGGCGCGCGCCGGGCAGTGCTGCTCGGCGGTGGTGCAGGCGATCGCGGCGCCCGTGGGGGCGGTCTGGTCGGTGGTGCGGCGCTTCGACCGGCCGCAGGCGTACAAGCACTTCATCCGGAGCTGCCGTCTcgtggacggcgacggcggcgccgtgggCTCCGTGCGGGAGGTGCGCGTCGTGTCAGGCCTCCCCGCCACCAGCAGCCGCGAGCGGCTCGAGATCCTCGACGACGAGCGCCGCGTGCTCAGCTTCCGGGTCGTCGGCGGGGAGCACCGACTCGCCAACTACCGGTCGGTCACCACCGTgcacgaggccgccgccggccacaccGTGGTGGTCGAGTCGTACGTCGTCGACGTGCCGCCCGGGAACACCGCGGACGAGACGCGCACGTTCGTGGACACCATCGTGCGCTGCAACCTCCAGTCGCTGGCGCGCACCGCCGAGCAGCTCGCTGCCGCCCTGGCGTAG